In a genomic window of Variovorax paradoxus:
- the glgB gene encoding 1,4-alpha-glucan branching protein GlgB, translating to MDSQRGSRPGTPLQGNTVLAVHSPVVFDDTDAYLFREGTHARLFDKLGCHPHEDGGADFAVWAPNAESVSVVGDWNGWNGDADPLSPVPGDSGVWRGHVEDVRPGQTYKYRIRSRLRGHVEDKADPFAFSSELAPATASRVHRLGEGHDWADGEWMATRHARNALDAPMAMYEVHLGSWRREDGQFMGYRALAHALADYVNDMGFTHVELMPVTEHPFYGSWGYQTTGYFAPTARYGTPEDFMYFVDHLHQRGIGVLLDWVPSHFPTDAHGLAFFDGTHLFEHADPRQGFHPEWNSAIFNYGRPEVRSFLVSSALFWLDKYHIDGLRVDAVASMLYLDYARGPGGWVPNRHGGRENLEAIEFLRTLNRAVYRDHPDTFTVAEESTAWPRVSRPIEMDGLGFGLKWNMGWMHDTLDYMRHDPVHRRHHHHALTFSLVYAFHENFVLPLSHDEVVHGKGSLINKMPGDDWQQFANLRALLALMWAHPGKKLLFMGAEFGQRREWTHDGELEWWLCGLPAHAGLQRMVRQLNRVYREQPALHSQDFTPAGFEWIDADDAERSVFLFLRKPAHDGPPVLVAVNMTPVPRTNLLVGVPCDGTWREVLNTDATEFGGAGWGNFGEVEASPVRAHGRRHSLSLTLPPLSTVILQSEGQR from the coding sequence ATGGACTCGCAAAGAGGTTCGCGCCCGGGAACGCCGCTCCAAGGAAATACCGTGCTTGCTGTCCATTCCCCCGTCGTCTTCGACGACACCGACGCCTATCTTTTTCGCGAAGGAACCCACGCCCGCCTGTTCGACAAGCTCGGCTGCCATCCCCATGAGGACGGCGGCGCCGACTTCGCGGTGTGGGCGCCCAATGCCGAGTCGGTCTCGGTGGTGGGCGACTGGAACGGCTGGAACGGCGACGCCGATCCGCTGAGCCCCGTGCCCGGCGACAGCGGCGTGTGGCGCGGCCACGTCGAGGACGTGCGGCCGGGCCAGACCTACAAGTACCGCATCCGCTCGCGCCTGCGCGGCCATGTCGAGGACAAGGCCGACCCCTTCGCCTTCTCGTCGGAGCTCGCGCCGGCCACCGCCTCGCGCGTGCACCGGCTCGGCGAGGGCCACGACTGGGCCGACGGCGAGTGGATGGCGACGCGCCATGCGCGCAACGCGCTCGACGCGCCGATGGCCATGTACGAGGTGCACCTGGGCTCGTGGCGGCGCGAGGACGGCCAGTTCATGGGCTACCGCGCGCTGGCCCACGCACTGGCCGACTACGTGAACGACATGGGCTTCACGCACGTCGAGCTGATGCCCGTGACCGAGCATCCGTTCTACGGTTCCTGGGGCTACCAGACCACGGGCTACTTCGCGCCGACCGCGCGCTACGGCACGCCCGAGGACTTCATGTACTTCGTCGACCACCTGCACCAGCGCGGCATCGGCGTGCTGCTGGACTGGGTGCCCTCGCACTTCCCGACCGATGCGCATGGCCTCGCCTTCTTCGACGGCACGCACCTGTTCGAGCATGCCGATCCGCGCCAGGGCTTCCATCCCGAATGGAATTCGGCGATCTTCAACTACGGCCGTCCCGAGGTGCGCAGCTTCCTGGTGTCGTCGGCGCTGTTCTGGCTCGACAAGTACCACATCGACGGCCTGCGCGTGGACGCGGTGGCTTCGATGCTCTACCTCGACTACGCACGCGGCCCCGGCGGCTGGGTGCCCAACCGCCACGGCGGGCGCGAGAACCTCGAGGCCATCGAGTTCCTGCGCACGCTCAACCGCGCGGTCTACCGCGACCATCCCGACACCTTCACCGTGGCCGAGGAATCGACCGCCTGGCCGCGCGTGTCGCGTCCGATCGAGATGGACGGGCTGGGCTTCGGCCTCAAGTGGAACATGGGCTGGATGCACGACACGCTGGACTACATGCGCCACGACCCGGTGCATCGCCGCCACCACCACCACGCGCTGACCTTCTCGCTGGTCTATGCCTTCCACGAGAACTTCGTGCTGCCGCTCTCGCACGACGAGGTGGTGCACGGCAAGGGTTCGCTGATCAACAAGATGCCCGGCGACGACTGGCAGCAGTTCGCCAACCTGCGCGCGCTGCTGGCCCTCATGTGGGCGCATCCGGGCAAGAAGCTGCTGTTCATGGGCGCCGAGTTCGGCCAGCGCCGCGAATGGACGCACGACGGCGAGCTCGAATGGTGGCTCTGCGGCCTGCCGGCCCATGCCGGGCTGCAGCGCATGGTGCGCCAGCTCAACCGCGTCTACCGCGAGCAGCCGGCGCTGCACAGCCAGGACTTCACGCCCGCGGGCTTCGAATGGATCGATGCCGACGATGCCGAGCGCAGCGTGTTCCTGTTCCTGCGCAAGCCCGCGCACGACGGCCCGCCCGTGCTGGTGGCCGTGAACATGACACCGGTGCCGCGCACCAACTTGCTGGTGGGCGTGCCGTGCGACGGCACCTGGCGCGAGGTGCTCAACACCGACGCCACCGAATTCGGCGGCGCGGGCTGGGGCAACTTCGGCGAGGTCGAGGCATCGCCCGTGCGCGCGCACGGCCGGCGCCACTCGCTGAGCCTCACGCTGCCGCCGCTGTCCACCGTGATCCTGCAATCCGAGGGCCAACGATGA
- a CDS encoding alpha-1,4-glucan--maltose-1-phosphate maltosyltransferase, with protein MKRETTPIGAKAPKGKTQTQTASESTPIPRTETKAPARKRSLPPPEPPLSFAPATAAPDAPAPADGSDGRIRAVIGAVLPSVDEGRFPVKAIVGQRTTITAHCFTDGHDVLRVMLRWRPEASNEARDAVRELPMRALGNDVWEAAFAPPAIGRYLYCVSAWVDSFESWRHEMARRVGEDIRIAALAAAKDIVAAAGRADGADREALARWGEELARAAADGATELRAVQALALDASLAEVARRYPDRSLAVTSAELPLWAQRTRAGFSTWYELFPRSASSEPGRHGTFRDVETRLPAIAAMGFDVLYMPPIHPIGREQRKGPNNTLVAGPDDVGSPWAIGAKEGGHKSILPALGTPEDFRHLVQAANAQGIEIALDIAFQCAPDHPYVKDHPEWFRRRPDGSVQYAENPPKKYQDIYPFHFESDDWRALWAELKSVLDHWIGEGVRIFRVDNPHTKSFAFWQWVIGEINREHPDVIFLAEAFTRPKVMHRLAKLGFTQSYTYFTWRTGKAELVEYFTELSSGPGADYFRPNAWPNTPDILHEQLQAGDAPTYMARLVLAATLAGSYGIYGPAYELREHRPREHGSEEYLDSEKYQLRHWNHDDPESLAPFIARVNRIRHDNPALQTHRGVRFLPVENDMLLAYARESAPENDALEANVVIVAVNLDPHQAQSGWIHLDPASIGVGPDEDFQVHDLLTNQRYTWRGHHHYVKLDPHSVPAHILVVRRRVRSERDFDYFL; from the coding sequence ATGAAGCGTGAAACCACCCCGATCGGCGCCAAGGCGCCCAAGGGCAAGACCCAGACCCAGACCGCGAGCGAAAGCACCCCCATCCCCCGCACCGAGACCAAGGCCCCCGCGCGCAAGCGCTCGCTGCCGCCGCCCGAGCCGCCGCTGAGCTTCGCGCCGGCAACCGCCGCACCCGATGCGCCCGCTCCGGCCGACGGCTCCGACGGCCGGATCCGCGCGGTGATCGGCGCGGTGCTGCCCTCGGTCGACGAGGGCCGCTTCCCGGTCAAGGCCATCGTGGGCCAGCGCACGACGATCACGGCGCACTGCTTCACCGATGGCCACGACGTGCTGCGCGTGATGCTGCGCTGGCGACCCGAAGCGAGCAACGAGGCACGCGACGCGGTGCGCGAGCTGCCGATGCGCGCGCTGGGCAACGACGTGTGGGAAGCCGCGTTCGCGCCGCCCGCGATCGGGCGCTACCTCTACTGCGTCAGCGCCTGGGTCGATTCCTTCGAGTCGTGGCGCCACGAGATGGCGCGCCGCGTGGGCGAGGACATCCGCATCGCGGCGCTCGCCGCGGCCAAGGACATCGTGGCGGCCGCGGGCCGCGCCGACGGCGCCGACCGCGAGGCACTGGCGCGCTGGGGCGAGGAACTCGCGCGCGCCGCGGCCGATGGCGCGACCGAGCTGCGCGCGGTGCAGGCGCTGGCGCTCGACGCCTCGCTGGCCGAGGTGGCGCGCCGTTATCCCGACCGCAGCCTCGCCGTGACCTCGGCCGAACTGCCGCTGTGGGCGCAACGCACGCGCGCGGGCTTCAGCACCTGGTACGAGCTCTTTCCGCGTTCGGCCTCGAGCGAACCGGGCCGCCACGGCACCTTCCGCGACGTCGAGACGCGGCTGCCCGCCATTGCCGCGATGGGCTTCGACGTGCTCTACATGCCGCCGATCCATCCGATCGGCCGCGAGCAGCGCAAGGGCCCGAACAACACGCTGGTGGCCGGCCCCGACGACGTGGGCAGCCCCTGGGCCATCGGCGCGAAGGAAGGCGGCCACAAGTCGATCCTGCCCGCGCTCGGCACGCCCGAGGACTTCCGCCACCTGGTGCAGGCCGCGAACGCGCAGGGCATCGAGATCGCGCTCGACATCGCCTTCCAGTGCGCGCCCGACCATCCCTACGTGAAGGACCACCCCGAGTGGTTCCGCCGCCGGCCCGACGGCAGCGTGCAGTACGCCGAGAATCCGCCGAAGAAGTACCAGGACATCTATCCCTTCCACTTCGAGAGCGATGACTGGCGCGCGCTGTGGGCCGAGCTCAAGAGCGTGCTCGACCACTGGATCGGCGAGGGCGTGCGCATCTTCCGCGTCGACAACCCGCACACCAAGTCCTTCGCGTTCTGGCAGTGGGTGATCGGCGAGATCAACCGCGAGCACCCCGACGTGATCTTCCTGGCCGAGGCCTTCACGCGGCCGAAGGTGATGCACCGACTCGCGAAGCTGGGCTTCACCCAGTCCTACACCTACTTCACCTGGCGCACCGGCAAGGCCGAGCTGGTCGAGTACTTCACCGAGCTGTCGAGCGGCCCGGGCGCCGACTACTTCCGCCCCAACGCCTGGCCCAACACGCCCGACATCCTGCACGAGCAGCTGCAGGCCGGCGACGCGCCGACCTACATGGCGCGGCTGGTGCTCGCGGCCACGCTCGCGGGCAGCTACGGCATCTACGGTCCGGCCTACGAGCTGCGCGAGCACCGCCCGCGCGAGCACGGCAGCGAGGAGTACCTCGACTCCGAGAAGTACCAGCTGCGGCACTGGAACCACGACGATCCCGAAAGCCTCGCGCCCTTCATCGCGCGCGTGAACCGCATCCGCCACGACAACCCCGCGCTGCAGACGCACCGCGGCGTGCGCTTCCTGCCGGTCGAGAACGACATGCTGCTGGCCTACGCGCGCGAGTCGGCGCCCGAGAACGACGCGCTCGAGGCCAACGTGGTGATCGTCGCGGTCAACCTCGATCCGCACCAGGCGCAGTCGGGCTGGATCCACCTCGACCCGGCCAGCATCGGCGTCGGTCCCGACGAGGACTTCCAGGTGCACGACCTGCTCACCAACCAGCGCTACACCTGGCGCGGCCATCACCACTACGTGAAGCTCGATCCGCACAGCGTGCCCGCCCACATCCTCGTGGTGCGCCGGCGCGTGCGCAGCGAGCGCGATTTCGATTACTTCCTCTGA
- a CDS encoding response regulator produces the protein MSSDPSPSADPNRLRILVVEDDADAMATSLEALRAIGHWATGVRSAEAAITRYMRGAFDLLMLDVGLPGLSGKDLAAKLMAIERIPVIFASGEPEPAQPPAGSVWLRKPYALDDLARALARACSGPVRDAA, from the coding sequence TTGTCCTCCGATCCATCACCGTCCGCCGACCCGAACCGATTGCGCATCCTCGTGGTCGAGGACGACGCGGACGCGATGGCCACCTCGCTCGAGGCCCTGCGCGCGATCGGGCACTGGGCCACCGGCGTGCGCAGCGCGGAGGCGGCGATCACGCGCTACATGCGCGGCGCCTTCGACCTGCTGATGCTCGACGTGGGCCTGCCGGGCCTCTCGGGCAAGGACCTCGCGGCCAAGCTGATGGCGATCGAACGCATCCCGGTGATCTTCGCCTCGGGCGAACCCGAGCCCGCGCAGCCGCCGGCCGGCAGCGTGTGGCTGCGCAAGCCCTATGCGCTCGACGACCTGGCCCGCGCGCTCGCGCGCGCCTGCTCGGGCCCGGTGCGCGACGCGGCCTGA
- the glgX gene encoding glycogen debranching protein GlgX, with protein sequence MKKATYSPISAVWPGEPYPRGATWDGQGVNFALFTQHAHKVELCLFDESGRRELQRIELRDRTDDVWHCYLPEARPGLAYGYRVHGPYKPEEGHRFNPHKLLVDPYAKDLVGSLRWGDALYGYTVGGRREDLSFDRRDSAPLMPKSRVLETAFTWGEDRRPSIPWQDMVIYELNVRGFTMQHPEVPPQLRGTYAGLGCAPVIDHLRRLGVTTVELLPVHGFLNDRHLAERGLQNYWGYNTLTYFAPEMRYSASGKVKEFKTLVKTLHSAGIEVILDVVYNHSCEGNQLGPTLSMRGVDNASYYILNADQRRYYDDFTGCGNTVNLEHPRALQLVMDSLRYWVEEMHVDGFRFDLASALARESGRVENLGGFFDAIRQDPTLSRVKLIAEPWDLGHGGYQVGNFPLGWAEWNDRYRDGMRGFWKGDAGVTGEMALRLTGSQDLYGWSGKRPFASINFVTAHDGFCLEDLVSYNDKHNEANGEDNRDGSNHNVSWNCGAEGATDDAEVNALRARQKRNLLATLLLSQGVPMLLAGDERSHSQNGNNNAYCQDNALSWIDWSDTPERAALTRFVQRAIALRRRHPAFRRRSFFEGRVPEGQSAKDICWLRPDGDEMSSEDWNTDHVRCLAALVSGSALPDRGPRGETLRDDDFLLLLNAHHDAIPFRLPPSAAPWRVLLDTTKDDGAGETGKLEGAAYALPSRSLVLLGRENMGTPE encoded by the coding sequence ATGAAGAAGGCCACCTACAGCCCCATCTCCGCCGTCTGGCCCGGCGAGCCCTATCCGCGCGGCGCGACCTGGGACGGCCAGGGCGTCAACTTCGCGCTGTTCACGCAGCATGCGCACAAGGTCGAGCTGTGCCTGTTCGACGAGAGCGGCCGGCGCGAGCTGCAGCGCATCGAGCTGCGCGACCGCACCGACGACGTGTGGCACTGCTACCTGCCCGAGGCGCGCCCCGGCCTGGCCTACGGCTACCGCGTGCACGGCCCCTACAAGCCCGAGGAGGGCCACCGCTTCAATCCGCACAAGCTGCTGGTCGACCCCTATGCCAAGGACCTCGTCGGCTCGCTGCGCTGGGGCGACGCGCTCTACGGCTACACCGTGGGCGGCCGGCGCGAGGACCTGTCCTTCGACCGCCGCGACAGCGCGCCGCTGATGCCCAAGAGCCGCGTGCTCGAGACCGCCTTCACCTGGGGCGAGGACCGCCGGCCGTCGATCCCCTGGCAGGACATGGTGATCTACGAGCTGAACGTGCGCGGCTTCACGATGCAGCATCCCGAGGTGCCGCCGCAGCTGCGCGGCACCTACGCGGGCCTGGGCTGCGCGCCGGTGATCGACCACCTGCGCCGGCTGGGCGTGACCACGGTCGAGCTCTTGCCGGTGCACGGCTTCCTCAACGATCGCCACCTGGCCGAGCGCGGCCTGCAGAACTACTGGGGCTACAACACGCTGACCTACTTCGCGCCCGAGATGCGCTACAGCGCGTCGGGCAAGGTGAAGGAGTTCAAGACCCTGGTCAAGACGCTGCACTCGGCCGGCATCGAGGTGATCCTCGACGTGGTCTACAACCACAGCTGCGAGGGCAACCAGCTCGGGCCCACGCTGTCGATGCGCGGCGTGGACAACGCCTCCTACTACATCCTCAACGCCGACCAGCGCCGCTACTACGACGACTTCACGGGCTGCGGCAACACCGTCAACCTCGAGCATCCGCGCGCGCTGCAACTGGTGATGGACTCGCTGCGCTACTGGGTCGAGGAGATGCACGTCGACGGCTTCCGTTTCGACCTCGCCTCGGCGCTGGCGCGCGAGTCGGGCCGGGTCGAGAACCTCGGCGGCTTCTTCGACGCGATCCGGCAGGACCCGACCCTGAGCCGCGTGAAGCTGATCGCCGAGCCCTGGGACCTGGGCCATGGCGGCTACCAGGTCGGCAACTTCCCGCTCGGCTGGGCCGAGTGGAACGACCGCTACCGCGACGGCATGCGCGGCTTCTGGAAGGGCGACGCGGGCGTCACCGGCGAGATGGCGCTGCGGCTCACGGGCTCGCAGGACCTCTACGGCTGGTCGGGCAAACGGCCGTTCGCGAGCATCAACTTCGTGACCGCGCACGACGGCTTCTGCCTCGAGGACCTGGTCTCCTACAACGACAAGCACAACGAGGCCAACGGCGAAGACAACCGCGACGGCAGCAACCACAACGTGTCGTGGAACTGCGGCGCCGAGGGCGCGACCGACGATGCCGAGGTGAACGCGCTGCGCGCGCGGCAGAAGCGCAACCTGCTGGCCACCCTGCTGCTGTCGCAGGGCGTGCCGATGCTGCTGGCGGGCGACGAGCGCAGCCACAGCCAGAACGGCAACAACAACGCCTACTGCCAGGACAACGCGCTGAGCTGGATCGACTGGAGCGACACGCCCGAGCGCGCCGCGCTCACGCGCTTCGTGCAGCGCGCCATCGCGCTGCGGCGCCGGCACCCGGCGTTCCGCCGCCGCAGCTTCTTCGAGGGCCGCGTGCCCGAGGGGCAGTCGGCCAAGGACATCTGCTGGCTGCGCCCCGACGGCGACGAGATGAGCTCCGAGGACTGGAACACCGACCACGTGCGCTGCCTCGCGGCGCTGGTCTCGGGCAGCGCCCTGCCCGACCGCGGGCCGCGCGGCGAGACGCTGCGCGACGACGACTTCCTGCTGCTGCTCAACGCGCACCACGACGCGATCCCGTTTCGACTGCCGCCGAGCGCCGCGCCCTGGCGCGTGCTGCTCGACACCACCAAGGACGATGGCGCCGGCGAGACGGGCAAGCTGGAAGGCGCGGCCTATGCGCTGCCCAGCCGCTCGCTGGTACTGCTGGGCCGAGAGAACATGGGAACCCCCGAATGA
- a CDS encoding response regulator transcription factor, with translation MIKIGIVDDHAVVREGLKALFSGFVEFRVAGEASSGREAIDLVRTTELDVLLMDLSMPGQSGIDALGMIRAKAPDLGILVLSAYPEEHYAVNLIRQGASGYLNKDCEPEEIANAIRTVALGRRYITPSVAEILANQLDRKDDAPPHKHLSEREFQVFLKLAKGESVGSIGDALSLSVKTVSTYRTRLLEKLHLNTNSDLTYYAMKAQLID, from the coding sequence ATGATCAAGATCGGAATAGTGGATGACCATGCCGTGGTTCGCGAGGGCCTGAAGGCGCTGTTCTCGGGTTTCGTCGAATTCCGCGTCGCCGGCGAGGCCTCGTCGGGCCGCGAGGCGATCGACCTCGTGCGCACCACCGAACTCGACGTGCTGCTGATGGACCTCTCGATGCCCGGCCAGAGCGGCATCGACGCGCTCGGCATGATCCGCGCGAAGGCGCCCGACCTCGGCATCCTCGTGCTGAGCGCCTACCCCGAGGAGCACTATGCGGTGAACCTGATCCGCCAGGGTGCCTCGGGCTACCTCAACAAGGACTGCGAGCCCGAGGAGATCGCCAACGCGATCCGCACCGTGGCGCTGGGCCGGCGCTACATCACGCCCTCGGTGGCCGAGATCCTCGCCAACCAGCTCGACCGCAAGGACGACGCGCCGCCGCACAAGCACCTGTCGGAGCGCGAGTTCCAGGTCTTCCTGAAGCTCGCCAAGGGCGAATCGGTGGGCAGCATCGGCGATGCGCTGTCGCTGTCGGTCAAGACCGTGAGCACCTACCGCACGCGGCTGCTCGAGAAGCTGCACCTCAACACGAACAGCGACCTCACCTACTACGCGATGAAGGCGCAGCTGATCGACTGA
- the treS gene encoding maltose alpha-D-glucosyltransferase — protein sequence MNAPVSRIALETVEIDNSDDPLWYRDAVIYQLNVKAFFDTNNDGVGDFKGVTAKLDYVKELGVNTIWLMPFYPSPLRDDGYDISAYEDVNPQFGTLDDFREMLDEAHKRGLRVITELVINHTSSEHPWFQAARKAPPGSPERDFYVWSDTDQLYQGTRIIFTDTETSNWSWDPVAKAYYWHRFFSHQPDLNFDNPAVLEAVLKVMRFWLDMGVDGFRLDAIPYLVERDGTSNENLPETHAVIKKLRAAIDAEYRNRFLLAEANMWPEDVREYFGDGDECHMAYHFPLMPRMYMAIAQEDRHPVVEILQQTPDIPEGCQWAIFLRNHDELTLEMVTSKERDYMYNMYAADQRARINLGIRRRLAPLMENDLDRVKLMNGMLLSMPGSPIIYYGDEIGMGDNVFVGDRNGVRTPMQWSPDRNAGFSRADPQRLYLQPIMDPMFGYEALNVEAQARDASSLLNWTRRMLAVRKTSHAFGRGRRRFLKPGNRKILAYVSEYGDDIILTVFNLSRAAQPVELDLAAFKGRVPVEMLGRAPFPPIGELPYLLTLASYGFYWFKLTLDAEMPVWHQEGVALQEQPTLVLFDGWDSFFRERVMPWRIGMAERMRTQFETDTLPRHIEIQRWYASKGETIARARLADHAVWEDGADRYLLPLFDLEGPRESATYFMPLTLAWEEREEERMNRLAQAGLAKVRQQAQVGLMGDAFYDEPFCRALVRAIQQGLELPTAAGRLQFRPTAAFAKLGLDIEAMPVGRPSAQSSNTVVTLNDTLFLKGYRRARKGINPELEMGRFLTDVVQYANCVPVLGALEYVGNDGQVMALAMVQSYMANQGDGWTFTRDYVERYLEELRTAPADLPDAPAPADAHGGFMALAATLGQRTAELHLALARPTGDPAFDPEPTSAADATALQTHAQAEVDTTLALLQQRLGQLSDPVREQAQQLLGLREALHAAVAASVPAQGGGRKTRYHGDYHLGQVLVSGNDFVIIDFEGEPARDFEERRAKASPLRDVAGMLRSFNYARWTALRRVAQNAEEAVRLDAAVRDWERVTRDAFLSAYTGTLAGAAEAVPADAGLLRLFEIEKALYELRYELNNRNDWVEVPLHGLLALVAPNHSTAR from the coding sequence ATGAATGCACCCGTTTCGCGCATCGCGCTGGAAACCGTCGAGATCGACAACAGCGACGATCCGCTGTGGTACCGCGATGCGGTGATCTACCAGCTCAACGTCAAGGCCTTCTTCGACACCAACAACGATGGCGTCGGCGACTTCAAGGGCGTGACCGCGAAGCTCGACTACGTGAAGGAGCTGGGCGTCAACACGATCTGGCTGATGCCCTTCTATCCCTCGCCGCTGCGCGACGACGGCTACGACATCTCGGCCTACGAGGACGTGAACCCGCAGTTCGGCACGCTCGACGACTTCCGCGAGATGCTCGACGAGGCGCACAAGCGCGGGCTGCGCGTGATCACCGAGCTGGTCATCAACCACACCTCGAGCGAGCACCCGTGGTTCCAGGCCGCGCGCAAGGCGCCGCCCGGTTCGCCCGAGCGCGACTTCTACGTCTGGAGCGACACCGACCAGCTCTACCAGGGCACGCGGATCATCTTCACCGACACCGAGACCTCGAACTGGTCGTGGGACCCGGTGGCCAAGGCCTACTACTGGCACCGCTTCTTCAGCCACCAGCCCGACCTGAACTTCGACAACCCGGCGGTGCTGGAGGCGGTGCTCAAGGTCATGCGCTTCTGGCTCGACATGGGCGTGGACGGCTTCCGGCTCGACGCCATCCCCTACCTGGTGGAGCGCGACGGCACCAGCAACGAGAACCTGCCCGAGACGCACGCGGTGATCAAGAAGCTGCGCGCGGCGATCGACGCCGAGTACAGGAACCGCTTCCTGCTGGCCGAGGCCAACATGTGGCCCGAGGACGTGCGCGAGTACTTCGGCGACGGCGACGAGTGCCACATGGCCTACCACTTCCCGCTGATGCCGCGCATGTACATGGCGATCGCGCAGGAGGACCGGCATCCGGTGGTCGAGATCCTGCAGCAGACGCCCGACATCCCCGAGGGCTGCCAGTGGGCGATCTTCCTGCGCAACCACGACGAGCTCACGCTCGAGATGGTGACCAGCAAGGAGCGCGACTACATGTACAACATGTACGCGGCCGACCAGCGCGCGCGCATCAACCTCGGCATCCGCCGGCGCCTGGCGCCGCTGATGGAGAACGACCTCGACCGCGTGAAGCTCATGAACGGCATGCTGCTGTCGATGCCGGGCTCGCCGATCATCTACTACGGCGACGAGATCGGCATGGGCGACAACGTGTTCGTGGGCGACCGCAACGGCGTGCGCACGCCGATGCAGTGGAGCCCCGACCGCAACGCCGGCTTCTCGCGCGCCGATCCGCAGCGCCTGTACCTGCAGCCGATCATGGACCCGATGTTCGGCTACGAGGCGCTCAACGTGGAGGCGCAGGCGCGCGACGCCAGCTCGCTGCTGAACTGGACGCGCCGCATGCTCGCGGTGCGCAAGACCAGCCATGCCTTCGGGCGCGGCCGGCGCCGCTTCCTCAAGCCCGGCAACCGCAAGATCCTGGCCTACGTCAGCGAGTACGGCGACGACATCATCCTGACGGTGTTCAACCTCTCGCGCGCGGCGCAGCCGGTCGAGCTCGACCTCGCGGCCTTCAAGGGCCGAGTGCCGGTGGAGATGCTCGGTCGCGCGCCCTTCCCGCCGATCGGCGAGCTGCCCTACCTGCTCACGCTGGCCTCGTACGGCTTCTACTGGTTCAAGCTCACGCTCGATGCCGAGATGCCGGTGTGGCACCAGGAGGGCGTGGCGCTGCAGGAGCAGCCGACGCTGGTGCTGTTCGACGGCTGGGACAGCTTCTTCCGCGAACGCGTGATGCCGTGGCGCATCGGCATGGCCGAGCGCATGCGCACCCAGTTCGAGACCGACACGCTGCCGCGCCACATCGAGATCCAGCGCTGGTACGCCTCCAAGGGCGAGACCATCGCGCGCGCCCGGCTGGCCGACCATGCGGTGTGGGAGGACGGCGCCGACCGCTACCTGCTGCCGCTGTTCGACCTCGAGGGCCCGCGCGAGAGCGCCACCTACTTCATGCCGCTGACGCTGGCCTGGGAAGAGCGCGAGGAGGAACGCATGAACCGCCTCGCGCAGGCCGGCCTCGCCAAGGTGCGCCAGCAGGCCCAGGTCGGGCTGATGGGCGATGCCTTCTACGACGAGCCCTTCTGCCGCGCGCTGGTGCGCGCCATCCAGCAGGGCCTGGAACTGCCGACGGCCGCGGGCCGGCTGCAGTTCCGCCCCACGGCCGCGTTCGCGAAGCTGGGCCTGGACATCGAAGCCATGCCCGTGGGCCGGCCGAGCGCGCAGAGCAGCAACACGGTGGTGACGCTCAACGACACGCTGTTCCTCAAGGGCTACCGCCGCGCGCGCAAGGGCATCAATCCCGAGCTCGAGATGGGCCGCTTCCTGACCGACGTGGTGCAGTACGCGAACTGCGTGCCGGTGCTCGGCGCGCTCGAGTACGTGGGCAACGACGGCCAGGTGATGGCGCTCGCGATGGTGCAGTCGTACATGGCGAACCAGGGCGACGGCTGGACCTTCACGCGCGACTACGTCGAGCGCTACCTCGAGGAACTGCGCACCGCGCCGGCCGACCTGCCCGACGCGCCGGCGCCGGCCGATGCGCACGGCGGCTTCATGGCACTGGCCGCGACCCTGGGCCAGCGCACCGCCGAGCTGCACCTCGCGCTGGCGCGCCCCACCGGCGACCCGGCCTTCGATCCCGAACCCACCAGCGCGGCCGACGCCACCGCGTTGCAGACCCATGCGCAGGCCGAGGTCGACACCACGCTGGCGCTGCTGCAGCAGCGGCTGGGCCAGCTGAGCGACCCGGTGCGCGAGCAGGCGCAGCAGCTGCTGGGCCTGCGCGAGGCGCTGCACGCGGCGGTGGCCGCCAGCGTGCCCGCGCAGGGCGGCGGTCGCAAGACCCGCTACCACGGCGACTACCACCTGGGCCAGGTGCTGGTGAGCGGCAACGACTTCGTGATCATCGATTTCGAGGGCGAGCCGGCGCGCGACTTCGAGGAGCGCCGCGCCAAGGCCTCGCCGCTGCGCGACGTGGCGGGCATGCTGCGCTCGTTCAACTACGCGCGCTGGACCGCGCTGCGGCGCGTGGCGCAGAACGCCGAGGAGGCGGTGCGCCTCGATGCCGCGGTGCGCGACTGGGAGCGCGTCACGCGCGACGCCTTCCTCTCGGCCTACACCGGCACGCTGGCCGGCGCGGCCGAGGCGGTGCCGGCCGATGCCGGACTGCTGCGCCTGTTCGAGATCGAGAAGGCGCTCTACGAGCTGCGCTACGAACTCAACAACCGCAACGACTGGGTCGAGGTGCCGCTGCACGGCCTGCTCGCCCTCGTTGCGCCGAACCATTCCACCGCGCGCTGA